Proteins from a single region of Neomonachus schauinslandi unplaced genomic scaffold, ASM220157v2 HiC_scaffold_3610, whole genome shotgun sequence:
- the LOC110591169 gene encoding protocadherin gamma-A6-like produces the protein MAALQKRGRHSGIVVLFILLGTLWEAGARTIHYSVLEELDKGSFVGNIANDLGLEPRELAERGVRIVSRGRTQLFALNPQSGSLVTADRIDREELCAQTAPCLVSFNILIEDKLNLYPVEVEIVDINDNTPRFFREELEVKILENAVPSSRFPLMEVYDLDVGMNSLQGFKLSGNSHFSVDVWGEANRPKYPELVLERALDREGEAIYHLVLTAMDGGDPIRSGTAQILVVVLDVNDNAPVFTQPVYHVNVPENLPVGTPVLSVNATDQDEGVHAEVTYSFLRVTEKISKIFCLNVSTGEISTSANLDYEDSSFYELDVEARDRPGLLDRAKVLITILDVNDNVPEVVVTSGSRSVAESTPPGTVIALFQVYDRDSGLNGLVTCSISRSLPFELEKSVDNYYQLVTNTVLDREQVSLYNITITATDKGIPPLSTETLIYLNVADINDNPPAFPQSSYSVYIPEN, from the coding sequence TTTATTCTCCTAGGGACTCTGTGGGAGGCTGGGGCCAGGACAATCCATTATTCCGTTCTTGAGGAGCTAGATAAAGGTTCCTTCGTGGGGAACATCGCCAACGATCTGGGGCTGGAGCCCCGGGAGCTGGCGGAGCGTGGCGTCCGCATCGTCTCCAGAGGTAGGACGCAGCTTTTCGCTCTGAACCCACAAAGCGGCAGCTTGGTCACCGCGGACAGGATAGACCGGGAGGAGCTCTGCGCTCAGACTGCACCGTGTCTGGTGAGTTTTAACATCCTTATTGAGGATAAACTGAATCTTTATCCCGTTGAAGTGGAAATAGTGGACATTAATGACAATACACCACGATTCTTCAGGGAAGAATTGGAAgtgaaaattctggaaaatgcagTCCCATCCTCTCGTTTTCCACTAATGGAGGTCTATGACCTGGATGTGGGAATGAACTCTCTTCAGGGCTTCAAACTCAGCGGGAATAGTCACTTCTCAGTGGATGTGTGGGGCGAAGCTAATAGGCCCAAATACCCGGAGCTGGTGCTGGAGCGAGCCCTGGATCGGGAGGGAGAGGCCATTTACCACCTGGTCCTTACTGCTATGGATGGCGGTGACCCCATCCGCTCAGGCACTGCACAAATTCTGGTAGTTGTCCTAGATGTGAATGACAATGCTCCAGTGTTTACTCAGCCTGTCTACCATGTGAATGTTCCTGAAAATCTGCCAGTAGGTACACCAGTATTGTCGGTAAATGCTACTGACCAGGATGAAGGAGTCCATGCAGAAGTAACGTATTCCTTCCTGAGGGTAACAGAAAAGATCTCAaagattttctgcttaaatgttTCCACGGGAGAAATATCAACTTCTGCAAATCTAGACTATGAGGACTCAAGCTTTTATGAGCTGGATGTTGAAGCCAGGGATCGGCCAGGTCTACTAGACAGAGCAAAAGTCTTAATAACTATTTTGGATGTAAATGATAATGTACCAGAAGTGGTAGTTACATCTGGAAGTAGATCAGTTGCTGAAAGTACACCTCCAGGAACAGTAATTGCTCTTTTTCAAGTGTATGATCGAGACTCTGGACTGAATGGCCTGGTAACATGTTCCATCTCAAGAAGTCTGCCATTTGAACTGGAAAAGTCAGTAGACAATTATTATCAATTAGTGACCAATACAGTACTAGATCGAGAACAGGTATCCTTGTACAACATCACTATAACAGCTACAGACAAAGGAATTCCACCTTTGTCTACAGAAACGCTTATCTACCTAAATGTGGCAGATATCAATGACAACCCACCCGCCTTCCCCCAGTCCTCCTATTCTGTCTACATCCCTGAAAAC